AACCAGAGTTTCTTGTttgttaatagtagttactagagtATTAATAGTGCGTTAGTCATTTGCGTAACGTGTAGTCAGACTCAAGATACAGACAGGTTGGAATGAAACAGATGGGTTTATTGAACAGATGTCAAGGTATAGCAGAAACAGGGGAGTAATGGCAGACATAGAGTCTTTGATGAGATGAGCAATGATACTGATTCGGTTTTGGAAAGCGTGAGATGACAGAGAGTTTCCCAGGAGCTGGTATTGGGGATCAGATGCAGGTAAGTATTCGGAgcacacacacaggaacacaaggAGAGGACGAAGAAAATCGGGAGACTTGGAACAGGAATTCAGGTAAGTAGCTTGGCATATGAGTTGAGTCCTTATCCACAATGGAGACCAGACAATGAGCTTGTGTGAACTGCGTGCTCTTATACTGTGGTGCTGGTGATTAGTGAATGACGGTCAGGTGCGTGTGATCAGAACTCCGGTGATTGAGATCTCTGATCGGTGGATGAGCCTGGTGTATCCGTGAcaatttgttcctgtgtagtgattctttaatgatggaacagtattctaaagtgttactgatacatgtatttcaaatacaaaatagGATTTTGTAATTTGATAGGGTTGATGAAAACGGCTTCATATTTTGTATCAAAATACTttagtgttttgtatttttatggttttaaaatactgtaaaaaactTTGTTAGAAGTCTACATGACATCATAAAAATGCGGCCTCTTATTGGTGCCTACTCAGTAGTTGTCACACTCTGTGATGGTGAGGAACGATGAGACGAGGAATGGCGAACACAGTCTTTAATACAATCCAAACACAGGGTACATCCACACTGGAAACGGCAGGAAACACACGAACATAACAAGCAGACccaacaaacactaactgaacagacTGGGGCTTATAAACACAGGATAATGAGGGACAGACAGGTGCGGGGAATCAActaataatcaaattaaacgaggacaggaacaagaccaaataaggacaaacagGAACAGAAACGGGGCAGAGCAAGACACAGACAGTCCAGAATCATGACAGTAGTTTGCTCAGACTTGTTACTACACTATTAATGTGCATGTGTCCTCTATACTTCTATGGCTCTCAATAGATTCAGTGGTTGGAGTTGGGTTAATACTCCTTGACAAGTTCTGTTGCTACTTTCTGATTATGTTTCTGGctacatttaaaatcaaaacataTTGATCATTTGataattgttaaaatgttaaaatgtttgttttcaacTTCCAAATAGGTGTCAAgtgattgataaataaatatttgattgcTGAATAGTGTACCCTAACTGAAGTAGCTGTTTAGTAGGGTCATGATTTTGCACACCATTGCATGAATGACTGCCTGAcacataatatattattatatttatattaatataaattatatcatatataaatatatttaatatataaatgtattttttcttaaatatatacatgcgtgtgtgtatttatatatacataataaatgtacacattacacacacatatattatgcaaaaaaacttttattttggatgcgattaatcgcgattaattgtttgacagcactaaaatatacatatttttattttgctttcacCAAAAACAGTACAAGGCCCACAATTAAACTGCAATATGCTTATTGTGTCTGGAACATATGAACGATTACATTAGTGATATCAATTATGACAAAagatttaaatgattaaatttgaAATAGGAAATATAGATGCATCTTTGCTCCCTCTTCCCACTACCAGCACTTACAAAACATATGTCACTTTTCAAAACAATCCCTTTTCTTTCTTAATGGTCTTCTGTTTCCACTGAGGCAAACTGTCAAACTCTTCTCTGGAGGTTCCAAGTATGGTCTGGAAATCTTCGTCAGAGAGATATCTCTAATATAACATGAAAAGGAGATAGAAAAAGTATGatgtactgtaaatgtatgaaaatgattttaatcaCTATAAGAAGAACTGTGTTAACTCATATGAGGTGACAGAAATTAGAATGTTTTATACAGCAGCATACATTGCTTTCAACAAAGCAACACTagacttttattcaaatgtattcaaatattttagtcAATATTTGTGCACAGTGCAATGTCTacatttgaagagttcagatgcgaaagcctctaagtgccatctgaaattttcttctaaaattagtattttctcaggctcctatgtttatgttcagttatttcactttagtGGGAATGAAAATAACCTATTCATTgacattaaagtgaaattactgaacccacacataggagcctgataaaaatgctcattttagaagaagaTTTCAAACAGCTCTCAGAGACTTTTTCATCTGATCTCTCCATTTACATTCATGGGTGCTTTTGTCTGAGCTGTCGAAATTGGTTATGTAACAAGGCGTGTCCTTAAATGATTAACGTCAGACTTTGTGCAAATCTGACAAACCGCCTAGGAAAATGTTccaagaaataaaatataaatcaatcTGAATGTCCTTATTTCCATGCGTAAATTTTTGCTTACATTGAACCTCATAGAGCAGGATAATTTACATCAATTAATCAACATGGGCCATGATCAGCTTGTAATTTGACAAGAAGATGTCAGGAAGGTCTGTATAGACTGCAGGTGGCAAATTTCTTGGGAACTCGATAAATCCAAATGACAACAATATTTTCTTGGTGGACAACAGAACAATTTAGAGcaaaaacagctttttccctACTTACAATAGGATCACCTTGTGTTGCTTGAATGCTTGATCAAGCTCCTGTAAACCAAAACATGAAGCTGTACGCACCTCTCTGTGTGAGGGGTCCACATTCTCAGGCAGCTCTCCAGCCAGTTTGTTAATCAGCATTTCTGGTGCATATTGTGGGATGGTTTTACTCTCCGCACCATTGGATCCCTGTCATGAGAAATTACAATTTGATGCAAATCTTTTATGCAAATCAGGCAAATATTGACTGaaatgtgtattatatacaAGGGTACAAAGGATCATACAGAATCAACTTTAGTGGGCAATGTAATCTCTCCTAACTCCTCCTTCAGCTGCTCATAGGTTTTGCCACCCTAGTACAAGGATAAAAGCCATGTGTGAATTACAACAAAACGAGTTTTGTTCATCAGCAGAGAATGACTCCTTAAATAGTAGGCCTGTAAATCTCTTTCAGCATGTTGATACAATGCAAATCAAACCTACGCTCCATTTTGTTGGGTCCCAGGCCATGAACCACCCAGTAAAGGTAGGAGGTTCAAAACCCTGCTTCACCAATATCACAGGTGTGTCAGGGTCCCGGGATCCAGGATGAGTCCGCAGGTATTCCTGGCAAGTTGTCACAGATTCCTTACGCTCCACATCATTGGCTTCATTTCCAATCCAAAGAAAGACCTAGAAGAGCCGAAGGCTGCGTTTAGGACTCTAGTAATCTAATCTACTTCTCATGATATTTAGGGTCAACGCTTACATTGTTATGACAGCTgctatattgttattattcagATGTCTGCATACCGGTGATACTATTGTAGAAACATCGCCTTTCACCATcaaactttacatttcattACAGAGGAACAGAGTATAGTTTTAGTTCAAACTGTGCTGGTCTACCTGATCCCACGTGTCCAAAAGCATGACGTCGTCCTCTCTCAGATCATCCTGCGTGAACTGGGTTACCTCAGTGGCAATAAACTGGCCGGTCTTATTGGAGCATTCAAAAAGACGTGGTTGATGATCTAGAGTAACCTGCTGTAATCTTTAAGAAGACGTGACATCAAAAGCCAAGAATGAAAAACCTTTTCCCACATTCccacaaaagctgtcactttCAAGAAGGTACACCTTTGTACCATAAGGGGCTTTCGCACTGCATACTTCTAGGAACTTGAAGTCAGGAACTGTAACGGAACTTCCACcaatagttctaggaactatgaaaaggttcctccaGAGCGAAAGCCCCTATATTAACCCCTaaagggtgcatattagtaccttaaaggggtcacgtactgagaaaccaaaattcccttcatcttttgacatataagaggtactataaaacatcctgtaagtttcagaactttctcgttagtctaaaaacagcttgtattgaagccagtctgccaaaacaCCTCCGCAGAAGATCAATGCCTGCTTCTACAGctctgcctgtttagccccgcccaccgattctacatcactgcctttTAAGCCCCACCCACCGACTCTACAGCTCTGCCTGTTTATCCCCGCACACAAATTCTATATCACTGTCTAGTTATGCATGTAGTGTGAATAACAAGAGAGGCAAATGCAGGTCTATGCAGAAACCAAATGATAAAGATGCTCTGAAGACGAAAAGATGCTGTGCAGTGCCGAGCTGTGGAACAACAATTTTGTATTGACTTCCTTCTGATCATAATGTTAGgaaagagtggatgaactttattttgaattaaaatccAGACCGTATCAGTAAGAACTCAGTCCTTTGTTCAGTTCATTTTACTGcagattcgtttacaaacaagtCTTGATTCAACgtgggattttcagaaagattgaaactaaaagatgatGTTGTGctgactatattggatccgacagtTATGTCAcaacacacaagtgtgagtaactgttttattatgtgatcactattgctttgtctgtaatTATAGGTCATTTGATATGTAGGGTACAATGGGGCTAACGGCGCACTGGGgtaaaaggcgcctttgatattattttcatctaaaccactagatggcacaaaaacatggctttgcactttccaaaacattggcttttcaagatgcacgtgtatATTTATCTGATCTTTGACGCGATCGCGCGTAGCAGCGcgaagttgattctgtgcttacttgatctaatattttatgttttttaaaatgttgtagatgcaagtagcaaatgagaatttCTCgatttaatgcatatattttgagacaaaggtcttctttatgattttcagttttgtttaagataattaaagcaacagtttttaaataatgaagaatatgtaaaagtatggtatttggggtaaaaagcgcccctgctgttggggctaaaggcgcacagtaattaacatgataattaatagatggttgacttttccatttgttgacatgacatggttagattcagatggtaaatatcatatattatggtgggtgtccatattagagataatcagaatgtttagaatgaaaccatcatatttaaaaacatgatattaatcatattatataataaaatatcatttgttgttactactgtaaatatatattaaattattattggatctccttcaatactttcataatcttaacttattaaaatgattttgtttctgtattttaaaatatatatttttatattaacatattttaatgacagtatatttattgaacaaaaattcattattttatttttcaaaataagcagaaaatactttgctaaagtgattgttttgaacaagtattaacttagacattattttaaaaaacattattttagctgaagtatttgtatcaataccgtgtgccttttaccccatgctggtgggccttttaccccgtgtgtggggtaaaaggccccccttgccacctcatacatgtatacgatttttaaacaaaataaacaacttgaatgatttatttccacacaaaatctgttgctccattaatgttcaatacaacgtatatattttttctgcaattatacattttaggcgcagtgaatagcacattttttcttaagggggGCCTTTAGCCCCATTGTACCCTACTGTGTTTATGCGTTtttgacctaaatcacagcagtgtCCATCTGAGGGACGTAGGCTGTCAAATATACACAACTGTTAGTTATATCATTATatcagtgggcgtttacttccaAGTCTACAATCCTCCACatctattcaaacagagcattCTGATGAGCGGgacaaaaacaggacagaaaatagcctattatttataaattatgttttttgatgtaaaaatcttgataacattataaatagacctcagagaacagaacaaaataaaaaaacactggcAGTTCATGTCCCATCGACAGCTTTTAAACCATTTTCTGAGATTGCTTGGAATCTTGTAGCACAAATAAGGTTTGGTGTACCTTCTGTCACTTGCATATGGTCCTTTTCCACCTAAGATTTCCCAGAATTCATTTGGCTCCTGTCCCTCAGCCATGATCTCCTCTGATGAGCCTCGGCCAGTAAAGGAGGCCACCTCCTTTGCCATGGCCCTTTCATCACCACTGGACCCCTGAGAGGTTATATATAGAGTTTAGTACTGCTTTCCCAATAATGTCCATTATGTGGACAGTAGGGGTGGACATTGCTTGACAGCTGCTGAGTGCTTTTTTCCAATAAAATACTACCAGTGTCATGAAAGTAGAAAGACTGCGTACTTTGCCATACCACAGGTAGATGCCATTCTGGCTTTTCAAGAGGAAGACATCATTGGAGTTTAGCGAGGCCACCAGAGCTGGCACCTCTATAGCTTTTGAATTGGTTGGGTGAGAGCCGCAGATCTGAAACAGGCGGACGGGCGGCTCTGGCTCCGGGGCGCTCTTTCTGGATGTCCCTCCCTGGGATGGAAACAAAGCAATATTTAAGTATTAAGAAAACAGAACATTTATGCACGTTCGTAATAAAATCTtggtgacactttattttaaggtctcttaactagttgcttattagcatgcatattactagaatattagccatttattggtagtaattaagcacattaacgccttattctacatgaccttattctacatacctaatcctacccaatacctaaacttaacaactaccgcactaactattaattaggagtttattgcaaattaggagtttattgagggaaaagtcgtagttaatagtgaataagtgttccctattctaaagtgttaccaaaatctTTAGCTCATAATGTCAGCGTCTTTCACATAAGGTAATAGGTTATTGTATGTCtgagaaatgtattacattatgAACACATTGTAgcaatttataatgttatggcAGTTTCTAATGTAAAAGCAGCACATAATGTAtaggtgaaaaaaaaatgtttaaacttaatatcttaatagtAGTTTGTGTTTTAGAAGTCAACCAGTGAATTTTACTTCCCGTCACATTTACACAGAATGTGACTTGTGTATTAAGAGCATTTCTGTGAAAATTCAAAAGGAAAAGGATAGAAGTTGAGCACAGAACCATGTACCACCTGCCAAATGAATGCTTAAGCTGACAAACAGATCACTAAccaaatgtcttttaaaatatCTCTATTTAAAACAAGTAATATGCTACCTCGAAGATAACCATCTTGCCCCTGAAGATGGCCATGAAGTGCCGTGGTTCCTTCCCCATGGAGACTCTCACTTGAACAGGCTGACCTCCATACTgctggtccagagtcacagcctGATACGCACAAGCCGTCACCTCGTCCTGAGATGCATGACGTCCCTGCCAGCAAAACAGATCACCCTCATTATTACGTACGACTTGTCATTCATCGCTCATCTTCACTGAGAAGATCAGCTATGTTAAGCATTAAAGCTTACTGAGTTCACCAGTATTGTGTAGATTTAACAGTTGTTCTGTCACGGTGCGCTGGGGAGGAAGCATCGAGGAGACAAGGAGTTCTTCAGAATACAAATCtttaataatttcaaacatGGAAGACATTTACAGAATGACGTAAAACAGCAGACAAAGAACCAGGGGAGAACACAGGACTTAGAAACACGGGGAACGTAATCAGGAAGAACAGAAGCAGGTGGAGtaattaatcaaaaaccatggaaactaataataagaaccagaactaaaccaaataagggtaGACAGGAACACAACGGGAACAAACATGTGACAGATAGGGGGGGGGGGGTCCTGGAGGCTGGTGCAGGACCGGGACACAGAGGAAGCCTCCAGGGCAGATCAGGCAGACCCGGAGAACCATGGTGGATCACGGgactccggcggccatggcgggtcaggggactcgggCGGCCATGGCATATGGCCCCTCCAAAAAATTTTCCAGGGGGAAACTATGACGTCTGGTGGGCACTCAGGTGGAGCGGGCTCTGGTGGGCGCTCAGGAGAAGCAGGCACTGGAGGGCGTGGACGGCGGCGGGCTTGACTTCGGAGCCACAGACGGCGGAGGGCGTGAGAAAGCTGTGGACGGTGGCATTGATTTCCCCGCGGACGGCGGGCTTGAGGGAGCCGTGGACGGCGGCATTGATTTCCCACCACGAATGGCAGGCTTGAGAGCCGCGGATGGCAGGCTtaagtaattaagcacatattaatgccttattctacatgaccttattctacatccctaatcctacccaatacctaaacttaacaactaccgcactaactattaataagcagaaaattaaatatataaatataggtcatagttaatagttaataagtgttccctattctaaagtgttaccgttttatTTTATGGGTTTATAACTACATTGTGTTAACATCACATGATGTGACGTTACACTCTCTCATATGCTCATAATGTGACTTTTTTGGACGTAAAATTATCAACAATTATTAGTGCCATAAAACTCTCTTCTACATAGATAAAGGAAATATGTCACTTTACCTTCCACATGTAAAGAATGTAGCTGTTCCTGCCATTAACATCATAGCTGTACAGTATCAGATAGCAGTCGCCTCCATAGAAGTATCCATGCATTTCAGGTTCCACCTCCACCATCTCCAAATTCTCAATGCGCCACACCTAAGGATGGAGAAGTCTTTAGAGATGACATTGACTGATGACTTTTTTCAtgcatgttctttttttttcattttctgtcaATTATTTCTGTTATCTCAATTATCTCTATGTGTATATTACATCCTGATAGCATAAATCGTAGGTATGTGCTGGGGGTTTTTtttcgttgttgttttttttgtttcctcTTACCTGCTTTTGTCCGCTGCCATCATCCACCAAGCGCTCCTGTGCAGCAACATCAGGCATCACATACATCCTAGTGGCATCGAACTTTTCTTGAGTGATATCAGCTAATTAATGAAAGAATAGAGCAAAGCTTATGGACCAACATGCAGTCATTATACTTATTCTGTTCATCATCACAGCTATCTACAATCAGCATCATGGCTACAGATACAGACTACAATGAAAACAAGCTTCACAATGGTCTACAAATATAACAACTTCACACTTCTCTACAAAATACATTTGGTGACTTTCAGCTGAAAAAACAGTACAATAAAGCTATACGTCTCAAAGAAAGCATGGCGTCAGACACATACCCACTTTCCCTACATTGTGTGTCCGACCCAGACCTGCTGTCTGCTCTTTGACAGTCCAGCTCTTGAAGAGTTGTTTGAAGAGAGCCGATTCTCCTCCGTCACTGATAGCCTCCACTTTAGTAGTGAGTGGGTAACCCTTAATTTTAATGAACTCCTGTAGAATTAATCACATTAGTCATTTGTAAGTAAATCAAACATTAATTCAAGTCTTATCATGATgacatctgataaaaacatcacaataattcacaataatccacactaCTCCAGTTCATCAGTTAATATCTTGAGaggacaaaagctgaaacaaatccatcattaagacatttttaactaaaatccGAGTCCACAATCCATAATatcacttcctccagtgaaaaggtgcatctcctgttgtctctcgaatcaaaatccagccacatgtttgtttagagctgttttggactgctttgtcttgtaaacggtgcttgatctgtgcagatttctctcctgattcaaaccagatgactttttcactggaggaagcactattatggattatggactcatattttagctggagcagcgatttatttaaaaa
The Onychostoma macrolepis isolate SWU-2019 chromosome 11, ASM1243209v1, whole genome shotgun sequence genome window above contains:
- the avil gene encoding advillin; protein product: MQHTFRAITHSPGILIWRIEKMDLVLVSEKFHGHFYESDCYLLLSTRKAGKSAYYDIHYWVGSMSTLDEQGAAAVYAIQLDEFLGSSPVQHREVQHHESSIFCGYFKQGIIYKSGGVSTGMNHVETNNYNIQRLLHVKGKRKVTGTEVEMSWNSFDTGSVFLLDLGKTIIQWNGPESNKQERLKGMMLAKDIRDRERGGRTEIGVIEGDAEANSPSLMELIVSILGERPSKLPSGTPDDITDREQMSKLTLYHVSDANGTMNITEIATSPLTQDMLNHDDCYILDQGGMSIFVWKGKTANKAERQAAMTRALEFIKIKGYPLTTKVEAISDGGESALFKQLFKSWTVKEQTAGLGRTHNVGKVADITQEKFDATRMYVMPDVAAQERLVDDGSGQKQVWRIENLEMVEVEPEMHGYFYGGDCYLILYSYDVNGRNSYILYMWKGRHASQDEVTACAYQAVTLDQQYGGQPVQVRVSMGKEPRHFMAIFRGKMVIFEGGTSRKSAPEPEPPVRLFQICGSHPTNSKAIEVPALVASLNSNDVFLLKSQNGIYLWYGKGSSGDERAMAKEVASFTGRGSSEEIMAEGQEPNEFWEILGGKGPYASDRRLQQVTLDHQPRLFECSNKTGQFIATEVTQFTQDDLREDDVMLLDTWDQVFLWIGNEANDVERKESVTTCQEYLRTHPGSRDPDTPVILVKQGFEPPTFTGWFMAWDPTKWSGGKTYEQLKEELGEITLPTKVDSGSNGAESKTIPQYAPEMLINKLAGELPENVDPSHRERYLSDEDFQTILGTSREEFDSLPQWKQKTIKKEKGLF